Part of the Pseudarthrobacter sp. L1SW genome, CGTGGTCCCCAAGGATGGGTTCGTACTGGGTGTTCTGCGGGAGCAGCCACGTGTGGCCGTCGCGTTGGCGGAAGGTCTTGACGGTGGCCTCGTCATCGAGGAGCGCAGCCACGATATCCCCATTGGCCGCATCCTGCTGGCGGCGAACCACAACCCAGTCACCGTCGCAGATGGCTGCATCCACCATGGAATCCCCGGCCACTTTCAACATGAACAGTTCGCCCTGCCCCACCAGCTGCCTGGGGAGCGGCATCACGTCCTCCACCAGCTGGTCAGCAAGGATGGGACCGCCCGCCGCGATCCGGCCCACCAGGGGAACCATGGCTGTGTCCAGGGCGGTGGGCAGTTCGGTGACAGTGCCTGCGCCCGGTGAACGCGGGGCGGACGGCTGGCTTGCGGGCTTTGCAGCCCCGCCATCCAGGGTGAGTGGCATCAGGACCTCCATGGCCCGCGGACGCTTGGGGTCGCGGCGGAGGTAGCCAAGTTTCTCCAGCTGGGACAGTTGGTGCGTGACGCTCGAAAGGCTCGCCAGTCCCACGGTGTCGCCGATCTCCCGCATGGAAGGCGGGTACCCGTTCTCATTGACCGAACGCTGGATGGTTTCGAGGATCTTCTTCTGCCGTGGAGTCAGGCCCTTGGCGGTCCTCTTCGGTTGCGCGGTTCCCCTGCCCCCGGCGGCTGCTGCTGCCATATTCGCCAATGCCTTTCGGTTTCCGCCGGGCCGCTCCACGGCCAGGCCCTGGAAGGTCCCGTCCTTGAATGTCAGACCCTGCTGGTCGACTGTCCAGGTGGTTGTTCTTTGGTTCAAAACTAGGCCAGCCGCATTGCTTTTTCAAACATTTGTTCTAGCGAGTCTCGACAAGATTCGTTGATAGGTGCTAAAACTGAGGAAGCAAAGTTCGAATATATGTTCTACTCACCGCCCCGGTCATTCGAAGAGCAGGCCGGAAGGCCGCCGGGTGCAGGTGGTGGGGAGGACGTCCGGGCAGCACAGTACGGTCCAGGAGGGCTCAGATCATGTCAGCTACATCTGTTTCGCGGGGTTCACGCCAGCAGCTGCTTTCGGTGCAGCAAATCCTGTCCGAGTCCGAGATCCGGCAGGCCGAACGGCCGGCGCCGCTTCCGCCGCTCCGCCTGACGCGCCGCGGCCGCATCGTGCTGATCGGGATTCCGCTGGTCATGCTGGCGGCCCTGCTCCTCTCCCTGGCGGGCTTCTTCAATGCCCCGGCCAAGGCGTCGGAGTCTGCTGCTGATCTTGCTACCACGCCCACTGTCACGGTCACCGTCCAGCCCGGCGAGTCGCTGTGGGGCATTGCGGCCAGCGTCGCACCCGAGCGCGACCCCCGGGACGTCGTGGCGGACATCGTCCAGCTCAACAACCTGCCTGCCGGCGCGGTCTTCCCCGGCCAGCAGCTGTTCGTGCCCGCCACCTAGCCCCCGGGCATCATGCCTGTCCGGCAACGGAAGGGGCGCAGCACGCCGAGGGCGAACAGGGAGCCGTCACATTTTCCGGTGTCCGGCGCGGGCACTAAACTGTTCAGGTGAATGACCAGCTAGAGCGCCTGAACCGGCTTCCCCTCCGCAGCAACCTCCGTGGGCTTACCCCCTACGGCGCGCCCCAGCTGGACGTTCCAATTCTCCTGAACGTCAATGAAAACACCCACGGGGTCCCGGCGGACGTCAGGGCAGCCATCAGCGCAGCGGTGTCAGAGGCGGCAGCCGGCCTCAACCGATACCCGGACCGGGAATTCACGGACCTGCGGAAGGCGCTGGCGGAGTACCTGGGGCACGGGCTGGACGAATCCAACCTGTGGGCGGCCAACGGCTCCAACGAAGTCCTGCAACAGATACTCCAGGCCTTCGGAGGCCCGGGACGCACGGCGCTCGGATTCCCTCCCACGTACTCCATGTATCCCCTGCTGGCCAGCGGAACAGACACCGAATACATTGTGGGCGAGCGGGCCGAAGGCTACGGGCTGAGTGCTGAATCCGCAGCGCGGCAGGTCAAGGAGCTGCAGCCCAACATCGTCTTCCTGTGCTCACCCAACAACCCCACGGGAACCGGCCTTGGGCTGGACGTGGTGGAAGCCGTCTACGAGGCCGGCGAGGCAAGCCAGACGATCGTGATCGTCGACGAGGCGTACCACGAGTTTGCGCATGACGGAACGCCCAGTGCGCTGACGCTGCTGCCAGGCCGGGAACGGCTGATCGTCTCGAGGACCATGAGCAAGGCGTTCGCGCTGGCCGGCGCACGCCTCGGCTACATGGCGGCAGCCCCCGAAGTTACCGATGCACTGCGGCTGGTCCGGCTTCCGTACCACCTTTCCGCCATCACGCAGGCCACCGCCCTCGCAGCCCTCCAGCACCGGGAGGCGCTGATGGCGGATGTGGAAGACATCAAACGGCAGCGGGATCGCATCGTCTCCGAGCTGACGCGGATGGGCCTCAAGCCTGCCGCCTCAGACTCCAACTACGTATTCTTCGGCGGCCTGGAGGACCCCCACCAGGTGTGGCAGGGGCTGCTGGAGGCCGGCGTTTTGGTCCGGGATGTGGGAATCCCCGGGCATCTCCGCGTCACGGCCGGAACTGAGACCGAAACCACAGCCTTCCTGACCTCCCTCGAAAGCATCCTTGCCAGCCAGGCCAAGCTTCCCGCCTAGACTGGAAGAACCGGCGCTGGACGCCCGAACCACCCCTTCTGCCCAAAAGGACCCCAAGCATGAGTACCACCGGATCGAATGTTGCCGCGGCCCGGACCGCGCGCATGGAACGTGCCACCAGTGAGTCCTCCGTGCTCGTGGAAATCAACCTTGACGGTACCGGCACCTCGGACATCGACACGTCGGTGCCGTTCTACGACCACATGCTCACCGCGCTCTGCAAGCACTCCCTGATCGACATGACCGTCAAAGCCACCGGTGACATC contains:
- the lexA gene encoding transcriptional repressor LexA, whose amino-acid sequence is MAAAAAGGRGTAQPKRTAKGLTPRQKKILETIQRSVNENGYPPSMREIGDTVGLASLSSVTHQLSQLEKLGYLRRDPKRPRAMEVLMPLTLDGGAAKPASQPSAPRSPGAGTVTELPTALDTAMVPLVGRIAAGGPILADQLVEDVMPLPRQLVGQGELFMLKVAGDSMVDAAICDGDWVVVRRQQDAANGDIVAALLDDEATVKTFRQRDGHTWLLPQNTQYEPILGDHATIMGKVVSVLRSL
- a CDS encoding LysM peptidoglycan-binding domain-containing protein, which encodes MQQILSESEIRQAERPAPLPPLRLTRRGRIVLIGIPLVMLAALLLSLAGFFNAPAKASESAADLATTPTVTVTVQPGESLWGIAASVAPERDPRDVVADIVQLNNLPAGAVFPGQQLFVPAT
- a CDS encoding histidinol-phosphate transaminase codes for the protein MNDQLERLNRLPLRSNLRGLTPYGAPQLDVPILLNVNENTHGVPADVRAAISAAVSEAAAGLNRYPDREFTDLRKALAEYLGHGLDESNLWAANGSNEVLQQILQAFGGPGRTALGFPPTYSMYPLLASGTDTEYIVGERAEGYGLSAESAARQVKELQPNIVFLCSPNNPTGTGLGLDVVEAVYEAGEASQTIVIVDEAYHEFAHDGTPSALTLLPGRERLIVSRTMSKAFALAGARLGYMAAAPEVTDALRLVRLPYHLSAITQATALAALQHREALMADVEDIKRQRDRIVSELTRMGLKPAASDSNYVFFGGLEDPHQVWQGLLEAGVLVRDVGIPGHLRVTAGTETETTAFLTSLESILASQAKLPA